Below is a window of Impatiens glandulifera chromosome 2, dImpGla2.1, whole genome shotgun sequence DNA.
GTATCGGTACTGGTGGCATGATCCCGTGGAAGCTTCATGCAACTGGAAAAATGTTTCATAGTGGTTTAGCACACAAAGTATTACTACTGCATTGGAATTTTTTTGATTGTTGGAAATAAGAGTATCTAAAACCAAAACACATAGTATTATTAACATGAGGTTAGCCTTTTAAAGGCTCTTAACAAACAACTCACTAACTTCTATAATCTGGTCACTAACAATAGGGAAGTTCCACTAACATTGAGGGTATAACCCATTAACTCCTTTAATCTAGTGACTAACAATGAGGGTTTAACAAAAAAGGAATAGTTAAATAATGCTGAAAATAAACTTACTCACTAAATCATGATTTAGCACAAATAACTAAGTctttatttagtaaaataaactAACTTTCCTGGATCTGTGATGCTCACAAATCTTCTCTGGACCTGTCATGTTAGGAAAACCTTTTACAAGTATTGGAGGATGCATCTTTTGCATGCTTGTGTAGTTGATATGACTATCTCCAGATACTGATTGAAGACaggtctcagaggatagtttaGTTTTTGGTTTCCAACAGAACTGTGGCTGTCAGAATAAACATCCTATTCCTGGTCCTTTTTGTTGTCATGAATCTCATGATCAGTCGGTCCCTTTGAGGATGTAACACTTTACACATTCCTCCTTTAAACAATATGTCAAAACCCTTCTCTTGTAATTGTCCAGTATTCAGCAGATTGCTCCTCAATTTTGGAACAAAATATACTTTCAGAGACTACTTTCCTGATCTCTCCAATTTGGAGTCTTAAACACCCCTTGCTTGCAATGGTTGACTTTGTATTGTTTCGTAATTTGACCGTGCCATTGATATTCTTGTTAAGTTGCTCAGACTGTGACTTGTTCCCACACACACATGATTTGAGTAACCTTGAATCAAGGTATCAATCTTCACTTTCTTTTGTCATTAATAACATCTCTTCCTCTTCTCCTGATTCAGCATAGTTGGCCTTTGTGGTGTCCCACCCCCATGTGCGTAGAATGTGATTATTAATAGGAATGTAAATATATAGAGGAGTTTAAATAACCTCATTACCTGCACAATAGGGCTCAAACTGATTccaaattttttgtttattaagaAGGAATTTTGGTCCAGGTTACGGGGAGGAAGCTTTTCCTTTTCTGGATatctttttctttgttttcatttgaaattgaaaaaacaatttGTAGGCGATAAATCCTTTGGAGCTCGCTATGGAAGTGATTAAAGAGATCCAATCACGGTTCTATCGTGATTTTCCTCCACATCCTAAAGAAGAAGTGTATGGATTCGCAACACCATCCACAATGAAACCAACTCAGTGGTTCTGTAAGTTCTGCAATACTTCAAATTTAcccttaaatataaataaatgattgttTCCAATTGATGTTCTCCCAATACTATTCAGATCCTGGTGGCGGGATCAATCAAATTCCAGGAGAATGTACAATTTCAGGAGATGTCaggtttaattattaagtttgcAGCTATCTACATATTACTTGTGGTGGATATTTTAAATCGTTTTAACAACTATTTTTTCTTATCTTTTTTACTGCAGGTTGACTCCTTTCTACGAGTAAGTAGCTTAATTTTTCCTTGTATAATACAATGGTATGTGATTATTGGTATAAAAATACATGATTTGTCATTCTGCAGTGTTAAAGATGTTTTGAAGAAACTGCAGGAATACGTAGATGATCTGAATGCAAACATAGAAGTGATAGATTCAAGGGGACCCGTTTCGAAGTATGTCCTATCTGATGAAAATCTTAGGGGAAGGTTAGTTAAAATCTGCTcactttcttctttttcttactCCGTCTAGAATTTTGCACCTTTTCACTATGTTGCAAACATGAAAGGCCTAACTACAGTCAGTCCCCTGTGTCCTGGCTGTTGATatgtcttattttatttttctatttttgttaCGTATATCAGTTAATTGTACTTCTTTCACAAGAATAGTCTCCTTTATCCTAGTTCTGGCATGCTTAAAAGTCCCAAAATGGTGTTAACAATTTAGGGAAATTTATAGTGAAGTTTGTTCTGAAATGATATTGTTATGTAATAGCATGCATTACATACAGTACATGGTGTCTATTATCATGTTCAAGAATGTTTTGTTTGGAATTTGCGTCAACACTATTATCATGACGAACTTTTGCCAATCCCAAAAAATGATGGCCAATGGTAATGATTAatgaatatgtttatttttttgctaAGAAGTAATTAATATGGTTGATATGGCATAAAGTCTTGAATATAATCCTTTTTGGTATCTATTTTTTTGTCAAAGTGGcaaaaattcaagaaaaattatcatttatgaattttttttgtagCATGATCTACAAATTTGACAAACattcattttgatattttttttaattcacttTTCACCTAGTCAAGTTTTATCTAAATCAATCACAATTTTCATATCGAATGCCTAACTTTTCACTCagttaattttcaaaagaaGCCCAATAtgttacattttatatttttgtccCCTTTTTGTGGAAAGGGCTTGGGATACTGATATTTTGTTGGGTTGGTCTTTGGTTTGGTGTTTTTGGTTTAGCTTTTGGAATGACGGCTATCCTTTGGGTTTTTGGTTGTGATTGCAGAGCTTAGTGATGACTATTAtgcatgtttgtttgtttgtttattgttTCTATTCTAAGTCCTTCGAGGTGTTATTGcaatttctcctttttcttattttctctaTGAATCGCCATTTTTATTTCTTGACATCTCCATCTAATATTGCATGTTTTTGCTAAAAATGTTTTGGTTGATATTATCCTCAGAATTACAATCAGTTTTGACGAGGCTTTGTCTGGAGTTGCCTGTAATCTTGATTCTCGTGGCTTCAAAGTATTATGTAAAGCTACTGAAGAAGCTGTTGGCTTTGTAAAACCTTACTCTATAACTGGAAGCTTGCCACTCATTCGAGAATTGCAGGTTCACCTTTCACTTTCACTTTCTCTTATCTTCTTCCTTCTTACATTTCcagtttttgtttttcatcttatCTTTTGAGGTCTTGTGTTGCAGGATGAAGGTTTTGATGTTCAAACTTCAGGCTATGGTTTGATAACTTGATCTACAATCTCTGTAACATTTACTCATTCGCCTCTCTCATGCCTTATTTTGTGAATGTTGCAGGTTTAATGGCCACTTATCATGCGAAGAACGAATACTGCCTTCTTACCGATATGTGCCAAGGTTACCAAGTATTCTCCAGTATCATTTCCCAATTAGAAGAATGATATGTTCTAACTAATGACATTGACTTcaatgaattgttttttttttatggatgtttgaaATTGCTTGTTTTGTGTTGGGTAAATCGACAATTGtttcaataatatcattttaatttaaactatggatcaattattgatatttatttttactattattaatatgtatttgaaatatataatatataatatttttaatgctattatttatatttaatttgtgcatgaataataattaaaaattttaatctatttagaaatatgaatagttaatttatttaaagtatttatatttCGATGATTAGTTAGAATGCTTTTCAggggaaatttgagcaaatgatCCTAAAAAAAGTCTTAAATGTGCATGTGGTCACTACGTCCTTTTAgcgttatatatttttttttacaaaaataccACCACTGCGTTACCTGATaagttttttttgggaaaatgttctttacataaatattcaattttttttttcatttcgttattttccattctctttcttctctctctattccGCGTTCTCTCTTAGACGGCAACGAAACCCTAAAcgaacataatatattatatagatcgACGATCAAAACCCGTTCCAATATTAtgtgttcatcttattgttcatcatatggatcgatttatgttcttatttccattatgttcatcttcaaaccctaaaccatgagattgttcttattatttatcttattgttcatattgttcatattggttgttcattttgtcgatgatgatatttgtagaTGATATTGGTTGTTCATCGGTTTCGTTTCAAGACAGATTCATGTTCACGATGGGAATTCACGTCTAGCGAAGAGACTTCACATCTCGCGATGGAACTTCACGTCTCGCGATGGGAAGTCCTTTATCGACGCGATGGGAAGTCCATTCTCGCAAATTGATAGCCTATGTTTTCTTTAGCGAAGAAATGAAAATGAACTTTACATTTAAAACATACCAAAGAATTGAAAGATATTTTCAAGTAAAACTTCAAGGCTGAAAGTGTAGTATGGAAGGATTCTAAATTGAGTATCCTTCCATGCCTGCACTTCAGACTTGAAGATAACCTTCAATGTAAAACCATTGGTTCATTTTGGTTTGTCAGAAAATTAGGGAATACTAATATTGTTTTTCATCACAGTATTGCTATTGATGAGCTTGATAGTGTGACATCAAAGATGAAGAAATCGAGGAtgatgaagacgatgatgatgaggaggatgaagatgatgaggatgaggatgatgaagatgatgatacGTATGAAGATGAGGAAGACTCTGATGACGAGTCTGAAATCCATGATCATGATGGCCCAAGTGATGATGGTGACGACGACAAAAATCAACCACCCTATAAAAGGAATTGATGAAAAACATCAATTAATCCATCATGTTCAATTCTTTTCAGAccatttttaaaagatttgttGATAGAGATGTTAGTTAGATTTTTTAGTAGAATTTTATGAAgattctgttaggatcgggatcaacgatagagacgggggtctgactatgttgaacgcttacacacttcgttggatattaactctgttagaagttaatattggtttctattcttcacaagtcatcacaaactcttgaacggagtCAAGTGCGGAAGTATTTGTTTCGACTTGAAGCGACAGATAAAGGGTTGAAAAATacataaagtaaagaacacaagacacaaggtttgtttatggatgttcagagaaaactctcctacgtcaccccttcttctcaaccttgagaaggatattcactagaagatttggtttgaatacaacacttgtacaaacctagtcggacaaccaggacttagacactgcctgtttccgaactcctagcacacactaTGTTGAACATAAACGAATTCTATAAACTTACACCAATGATAACTCACACAGAATCAACAGtatgtaatataattttaacactCTAGCAAACTTGAAAGCTTTTAGGACTTTTAGAGCTTGTGAGAGTAGTGTGAAAGATCGATGTTTTTCTTGTAAAACGGTTGATCGATGCACGAAGGTTGTTTAGAAAGTTGGTTGGAAAAGACTGGTTgaacaaaaaataaactttttgaGATGTACGTTCATCGTACATCGTAATCTCATTAATGACAATTTGGCTTACTATTATCCAAGTATAAACAAGATCGAAGAGGATCTTCTCTGATGTACAATCCTGACACTCATCCAACGGAAGGAGGACAAGTGTGCATTGAAGAAGATATGACCGTTGTTGTACTTTGGAGATATAAGAAGATTCAAAGAAAAACAGACACAGAGTTTGGCTTTCGGTATTctccttaaaataaaatactctctctctacaaatatatattcaagtttTTGCCTTAGCATATTTCTCTGAGAGATTGTTTATACTGAA
It encodes the following:
- the LOC124926686 gene encoding acetylornithine deacetylase yields the protein MAAASVKEAIGDLNGESFVSLLSKLIGESKYVQNNPPDLIPEEDRIVNHVLDVLLPYSTTTGGGPLILNHVTYHPKRGNLIVEYPGTDPKQILSFVGMHMDVVTANPADWDFDPFSLSIDGDKLRGRGTTDCLGHVALIAELMKRLGETKPKLKSTVVAVFIASEENSSIPGVGVDALVKDGLLDKLKQGPLFWIDTADKQPCIGTGGMIPWKLHATGKMFHSGLAHKAINPLELAMEVIKEIQSRFYRDFPPHPKEEVYGFATPSTMKPTQWFYPGGGINQIPGECTISGDVRLTPFYDVKDVLKKLQEYVDDLNANIEVIDSRGPVSKYVLSDENLRGRITISFDEALSGVACNLDSRGFKVLCKATEEAVGFVKPYSITGSLPLIRELQDEGFDVQTSGYGLMATYHAKNEYCLLTDMCQGYQVFSSIISQLEE